From the Gallaecimonas mangrovi genome, one window contains:
- a CDS encoding ArnT family glycosyltransferase — MTPKTEYRLGWLLLILVVFAGIGLRWPWPADEPRFALIAQEMVNTGNWLIPHRVGELYPDKPPIFMWAIAILLWLKVPLKVAFLLPSALAGLGTAWLTVDLAKRLHGEKVATWTLWLLAFSVQFALQARTAQIDMLLVFWVTLGGYGLVRHLLLGPAWGWYFLGFAAAGFGVITKGVGVIALFMLLPLIWRPDLRAHMRKRAWLGPLAFIAAIATWGLPMLLFAAHSHNSEAIAYRDNILFNQTANRYVHSLGHRQPFWFYVLEVAPLFWLPMSVIAPFLVKRWWQDKAKPEILLPVVMVLAIILFFSISPGKRGVYITPALPWLALAIAPYLPSLADKKWLNSIWLGVAVLLAAVITIAAGIPKIHQELGSGGVWFLAITGIAMLLALLLARHQPMWQRWAFMMVCFWAGYGFIGGPALNPVRTPIDIMAKVAKRIGPDGQLALLDYKEQFALFADRPVTQFGFHTAMDEQRAAARDWVAQGRQYYVLGPKENMHQCFDLKAEGYMGLRHGGRWYLVNSQDLKPNCEPGVTPAPRYQGPNYGVVPSPNQ; from the coding sequence ATGACGCCAAAAACTGAGTATCGGTTAGGGTGGCTGCTGCTGATCCTGGTGGTGTTTGCCGGTATCGGTTTACGCTGGCCCTGGCCGGCAGATGAACCCCGGTTTGCGCTTATCGCCCAAGAAATGGTGAACACCGGCAACTGGCTGATTCCCCATCGGGTCGGTGAACTCTACCCCGACAAGCCACCCATTTTCATGTGGGCCATCGCCATTTTGCTGTGGCTAAAAGTGCCGCTGAAGGTCGCCTTTTTGTTGCCATCTGCGCTGGCGGGCTTGGGTACCGCCTGGCTAACCGTTGATTTAGCGAAACGCCTACACGGTGAAAAAGTGGCCACGTGGACACTGTGGTTACTCGCCTTTAGCGTGCAATTCGCACTACAGGCCAGAACCGCGCAAATCGACATGCTGTTGGTATTCTGGGTCACCCTTGGCGGTTATGGTTTAGTTCGCCACCTGCTGTTGGGGCCTGCCTGGGGCTGGTACTTCCTAGGTTTTGCAGCGGCCGGCTTTGGTGTCATCACCAAAGGCGTTGGGGTAATAGCCCTCTTTATGCTTTTGCCGCTTATCTGGCGGCCAGACCTTAGAGCACATATGCGTAAAAGGGCCTGGCTGGGCCCCTTAGCCTTTATCGCCGCTATTGCCACCTGGGGCCTGCCGATGCTGCTTTTTGCCGCTCACAGCCATAACTCAGAAGCGATAGCCTACCGCGACAACATACTCTTTAACCAAACCGCTAATCGCTACGTGCACTCATTGGGGCACCGTCAGCCTTTTTGGTTTTATGTGCTGGAAGTCGCGCCGCTGTTCTGGCTGCCGATGTCGGTCATCGCCCCCTTCCTGGTAAAACGCTGGTGGCAAGACAAGGCCAAGCCTGAAATTTTACTGCCAGTCGTGATGGTACTGGCCATCATACTGTTCTTCTCGATTAGCCCGGGCAAACGCGGGGTTTACATTACGCCGGCGCTGCCTTGGCTGGCCTTGGCCATCGCCCCGTACTTACCCAGCCTTGCAGACAAAAAGTGGCTCAATAGCATTTGGTTAGGTGTTGCAGTGCTGCTTGCCGCCGTTATTACCATTGCCGCCGGCATTCCCAAAATTCACCAGGAACTGGGCAGTGGTGGTGTTTGGTTCTTAGCTATCACCGGCATTGCCATGCTATTGGCGCTGCTACTTGCCCGCCACCAGCCCATGTGGCAACGCTGGGCCTTTATGATGGTGTGTTTTTGGGCAGGTTACGGCTTTATTGGCGGCCCGGCCCTAAACCCGGTACGCACGCCCATCGACATTATGGCGAAGGTGGCCAAGCGTATCGGCCCAGATGGCCAATTGGCACTGCTTGACTACAAAGAGCAGTTTGCCCTCTTTGCCGACCGTCCGGTCACTCAATTTGGCTTTCATACGGCGATGGATGAACAGCGTGCTGCCGCCCGCGATTGGGTAGCGCAAGGCCGCCAATACTACGTACTGGGCCCGAAAGAGAACATGCACCAGTGTTTTGACCTGAAGGCCGAAGGCTATATGGGTTTGCGCCACGGTGGCCGCTGGTATCTGGTTAACAGCCAAGACCTAAAACCAAATTGCGAACCCGGGGTAACCCCAGCGCCGCGCTACCAAGGGCCTAATTACGGCGTTGTGCCTTCGCCAAACCAGTAA
- a CDS encoding helix-turn-helix transcriptional regulator, whose product MNFEFSAFVKAKRRTLGLSQEEFAHHLSCRREAFARLDAVTISRWERGVTTPSLYRQAQIIAAVGDDPLKTLCDSEDEEAKELADAFLLREPWTRLRAFFYRYRVADHLKVGVDMSEDDPEEFERFHSWVAACDQGDTLIESCLRLNREGQISHQLIRHHDLLLAHMVMVPIKKSARDAIATDAAAYFRSLTASQQPEADAPCYLLVTHAGGLCDSQLERCLRKLMNRITRSSHIHGVIWRGYRGDADALCNVLGVEFIGRCDETGYYYLLERERLASQLAAALQGKSDDN is encoded by the coding sequence ATGAACTTTGAATTTTCCGCTTTTGTAAAAGCGAAGCGGCGAACCTTGGGTCTGTCGCAGGAAGAATTTGCCCACCATTTATCCTGTCGACGGGAAGCCTTTGCTAGGCTCGATGCCGTGACCATCAGCCGATGGGAACGCGGTGTCACTACGCCTTCTTTGTACCGACAGGCGCAAATTATTGCGGCTGTTGGCGACGACCCGCTGAAAACACTTTGCGACAGTGAAGACGAAGAAGCCAAAGAGTTGGCCGACGCCTTTTTGCTGCGTGAACCGTGGACAAGATTACGCGCCTTCTTCTATCGCTATCGTGTGGCTGACCACCTTAAGGTCGGCGTAGATATGAGCGAAGATGACCCTGAGGAATTTGAACGCTTTCATAGCTGGGTAGCGGCTTGTGATCAGGGCGACACCTTGATTGAGTCGTGCCTGCGTTTAAATCGCGAGGGGCAAATCTCTCACCAGCTGATCCGTCATCACGATTTGCTGCTGGCGCACATGGTGATGGTGCCCATTAAAAAGTCGGCGCGTGATGCCATTGCTACCGATGCGGCGGCGTATTTTCGCAGTCTGACGGCGTCTCAACAGCCCGAGGCTGATGCGCCCTGCTATCTGTTAGTAACCCACGCCGGCGGCTTGTGTGATAGCCAGCTGGAACGGTGCTTGCGCAAGCTGATGAACCGTATTACCCGTAGCAGCCACATTCACGGTGTGATTTGGCGCGGCTATCGCGGTGATGCCGATGCATTGTGTAACGTCCTTGGCGTTGAATTTATCGGCCGCTGTGACGAAACCGGTTATTACTATCTGTTGGAACGTGAACGGCTGGCCAGCCAATTGGCTGCTGCTTTACAAGGCAAATCAGACGATAACTGA
- a CDS encoding S10 family serine carboxypeptidase-like protein, translating into MTTLLLSITTAQAANFDQGEAVPSAPVVSHHSLRTHQGTLNYSAEVGRIAIRDVATGQAHGYMGYFAYRVPSKTPRPVLFVWNGGPGANSTTLQFEAAGPKIQHGQGLADNPETWLQYADLVFVDPIGTGFSRPTERRYASEFYGTVGDVASVTEFVRSWRLLHGAEQSPIYLAGESWGAGRAGSVGYALLKQGIPVAGLMLLSGGAGLHTEKVPAAEAAALKVVDLAHSAFYHGRLAKSVGSSIEAVEKAAKNWALSHYAPALANIASLSGNDKADIISGLSRFTGLPKSAIDKETLRISPRSYRSHLLPGKTLNTFDMRRTTALPELPNQAIDRYIRHDLAYVTSLPYWGLDGAKAGYAPNANYPQTPGQSWNYATAKLSATEVKAAIAKAIKDGGGPPKLGPPLPSVEEAKQLAPGLKVLVAAGSYDSLNSCTVNQALAKKWPGIAFRCYTGGHMFYLDKASRLAFNKDLAKLIKD; encoded by the coding sequence TTGACAACCTTGTTGCTGTCTATCACCACCGCGCAAGCGGCGAATTTTGACCAAGGTGAAGCTGTCCCGTCAGCTCCCGTTGTCAGCCATCACAGCCTTCGCACCCATCAGGGCACCTTAAACTACAGCGCTGAAGTGGGCCGCATCGCCATACGTGATGTAGCAACAGGCCAGGCCCATGGCTACATGGGCTATTTTGCGTATCGGGTGCCAAGTAAAACGCCAAGACCGGTGCTCTTTGTTTGGAACGGCGGCCCAGGTGCAAACTCCACCACCTTACAATTTGAAGCGGCAGGCCCGAAAATTCAGCACGGCCAAGGCCTTGCCGATAACCCTGAAACCTGGCTGCAATACGCTGATTTAGTGTTTGTTGACCCAATAGGCACTGGCTTTAGCCGTCCCACCGAACGCCGCTATGCCAGCGAATTTTATGGCACCGTTGGTGACGTAGCCTCGGTTACCGAATTTGTGCGTAGCTGGCGCTTGTTACATGGCGCCGAGCAATCACCTATTTATCTTGCCGGTGAAAGCTGGGGCGCTGGCCGGGCCGGAAGCGTAGGCTATGCGTTGCTAAAACAGGGCATTCCGGTAGCAGGGCTGATGCTGCTTTCCGGTGGCGCCGGTTTGCACACCGAAAAAGTGCCGGCAGCAGAAGCCGCCGCCCTTAAAGTGGTCGACTTAGCACACAGCGCCTTTTATCACGGCAGACTCGCCAAATCGGTGGGTAGCAGTATCGAAGCGGTGGAAAAAGCCGCCAAAAATTGGGCCCTTAGCCACTACGCACCGGCGTTGGCAAATATCGCAAGTTTAAGTGGCAATGATAAAGCCGACATCATCAGCGGCTTAAGCCGCTTTACCGGTTTGCCAAAATCGGCCATTGATAAAGAGACCTTGCGCATTTCACCCAGAAGTTACCGCAGCCACTTATTACCCGGCAAAACCCTTAATACCTTTGATATGCGCAGAACCACAGCCCTGCCGGAATTGCCCAATCAGGCCATCGACCGCTACATTCGCCACGACTTAGCGTATGTCACCAGCCTGCCTTATTGGGGCCTGGACGGCGCTAAAGCCGGCTATGCTCCCAACGCAAACTACCCACAAACACCCGGCCAAAGCTGGAATTACGCAACGGCAAAACTGTCAGCTACTGAGGTAAAAGCAGCCATCGCAAAAGCCATCAAAGATGGCGGCGGCCCACCGAAATTAGGGCCGCCACTGCCTTCTGTCGAAGAAGCCAAACAGCTTGCTCCCGGCCTTAAAGTGCTGGTAGCAGCGGGCAGTTACGACTCGCTCAATAGCTGTACGGTAAACCAGGCACTTGCGAAAAAGTGGCCGGGTATCGCCTTCCGCTGCTACACCGGCGGCCATATGTTCTATCTCGATAAAGCGTCACGTTTGGCCTTTAACAAAGACCTCGCCAAGCTGATTAAAGACTGA
- a CDS encoding PilT/PilU family type 4a pilus ATPase, protein MIDIDQFLTLLAKNDGSDLYLSTGAPPCAKFHGQLKMLTKEPLAPGEIEEVAKAVMDEEQQEKFRKELEMNLARSIAGVGRFRVNIFKQRNEVSIVARYIRNDIPRLEDLGMPEVLKEVIMAKRGLVLFVGATGSGKSTSLAALIDYRNTNASGHIITIEDPVEFVHKHKKSIINQREVGTDTRSFHSALINTLRQAPDVILIGEIRDRETMEHAIAFAETGHLCISTLHANNANQALDRIINFFPEERRPQLLLDLSLNLRAFVSQRLVPTVDGKRCAAVEILLGTSTVQDMIKRGDVHAIKEIMQKSQNLGMQTFDKALFDLHMAGKIDLDQALRNADSVNDLRLKIKLAKNEVAGQGGGGMELRLEGDEADKLDD, encoded by the coding sequence ATGATAGATATCGATCAGTTCCTTACCCTGCTTGCAAAGAACGACGGCTCTGACCTTTACCTGTCAACAGGTGCCCCCCCTTGCGCTAAATTTCACGGCCAGCTCAAGATGCTCACCAAAGAGCCACTGGCGCCAGGTGAAATTGAAGAGGTTGCCAAGGCGGTGATGGACGAAGAGCAGCAGGAAAAATTTCGCAAAGAGTTAGAGATGAACCTGGCGCGCTCCATTGCCGGGGTGGGCCGTTTTCGGGTCAATATCTTCAAGCAACGTAATGAAGTCAGCATTGTCGCCCGCTATATCCGTAACGATATTCCTCGCCTTGAAGACTTAGGCATGCCAGAGGTGCTTAAAGAAGTGATCATGGCCAAGCGCGGCCTGGTGCTTTTTGTCGGTGCTACCGGTTCTGGCAAATCCACCTCATTGGCGGCGCTTATTGATTATCGCAACACCAATGCAAGTGGCCATATTATTACCATTGAAGATCCGGTGGAGTTTGTACACAAACACAAGAAAAGCATCATTAATCAGCGCGAAGTGGGTACCGACACCCGCAGCTTTCACAGCGCCTTGATTAACACCTTGCGCCAGGCCCCAGACGTTATTTTGATAGGCGAGATCCGTGACCGCGAAACCATGGAGCATGCCATTGCGTTTGCCGAAACCGGCCACCTTTGTATTTCTACCCTGCATGCTAATAACGCCAACCAAGCCTTGGATAGAATAATTAACTTCTTCCCGGAAGAGCGGCGGCCACAATTGCTGCTGGACTTGTCACTCAACCTGCGCGCCTTTGTCTCACAACGACTGGTGCCGACGGTAGACGGCAAACGCTGCGCGGCGGTAGAGATTTTGCTGGGCACCTCGACGGTGCAAGACATGATTAAACGCGGCGACGTGCATGCCATTAAAGAAATCATGCAAAAGTCGCAAAATCTCGGTATGCAAACCTTTGATAAAGCGCTATTTGATTTGCACATGGCCGGGAAGATTGACCTTGACCAAGCCCTTAGAAATGCCGACTCGGTCAACGATCTGCGCCTTAAAATCAAGCTGGCTAAAAACGAGGTGGCAGGCCAAGGAGGTGGCGGCATGGAGCTGCGCTTGGAAGGCGACGAGGCAGACAAGTTAGACGACTAG
- a CDS encoding Ppx/GppA phosphatase family protein has protein sequence MRKTSPLFAAIDLGSNSFHMLVVRALYGQVQILAKVKRKVRLAAGLDDDYQLSTDAMERGWECLSLFAERLEGIPTEQVRVVATATLRFAKNAEQFLEKGQQILGRPIEVISGEEEAALIYQGVAHTAGQSGRRLVVDIGGASTELIIGTDFTPEQLKSLEMGCVTFQQRYFKGGNLGQAQFDQAIDAAKARLAPLKDDYLKRGWSHCVGASGSVQAVQEVQLARGEDESVTLARLRQTLNATIACGSLDKLVMPGLGEERKPVFAAGLAILIAIFESLDVKDMQASGGALREGVLYGLLPQAEKDVRSRTLAAIVSRFSVDDEQGQRVAQLVGLLGQAQLNDKTLSLTMAAARLHELGLAIGFKQACGHGDYLIRHLDLPGFCDSDKAVIADLVNHQQGALTATQPNLPALMILRLAILLCGHRGALPDGISLGVNGHKFSLELPSQWLAAKKLLATQLEEEASNYQTIGWDLQFL, from the coding sequence GTGCGTAAAACCAGCCCGCTGTTTGCGGCCATCGATCTCGGTTCAAACAGCTTCCACATGTTGGTGGTGCGCGCCCTTTATGGCCAGGTGCAAATCCTGGCCAAGGTTAAACGCAAGGTGCGTTTGGCCGCTGGCCTTGATGATGACTATCAGCTTTCAACTGACGCCATGGAAAGAGGCTGGGAATGCCTGTCGCTTTTTGCTGAGCGTTTAGAAGGTATTCCTACCGAGCAAGTGCGCGTGGTGGCCACGGCCACGCTGCGATTTGCAAAAAATGCCGAGCAGTTTTTAGAAAAAGGCCAGCAGATCTTAGGCCGGCCCATTGAGGTGATTAGCGGCGAAGAAGAAGCGGCGCTGATTTACCAAGGGGTGGCCCATACCGCTGGCCAAAGTGGCCGTCGCTTGGTGGTGGATATTGGTGGCGCTTCGACCGAGCTTATAATCGGTACCGACTTTACTCCCGAGCAGCTCAAAAGCCTGGAAATGGGCTGCGTGACTTTTCAGCAGCGCTATTTTAAAGGCGGCAACTTGGGCCAGGCACAATTTGACCAGGCTATTGATGCTGCCAAAGCGAGGCTGGCGCCGCTTAAAGATGACTACCTCAAACGCGGCTGGAGCCATTGTGTTGGTGCTTCTGGTTCGGTGCAGGCCGTGCAAGAGGTGCAACTAGCACGCGGTGAAGATGAGTCGGTGACCCTGGCGCGATTGCGGCAAACCCTTAACGCCACCATTGCCTGTGGCAGCCTTGATAAGCTGGTCATGCCGGGCTTAGGCGAAGAGCGTAAGCCAGTGTTTGCTGCTGGTCTTGCCATTCTTATTGCCATTTTTGAAAGCCTGGACGTTAAAGACATGCAGGCCTCCGGTGGCGCCTTGCGTGAAGGGGTGCTGTATGGCTTGTTACCGCAAGCCGAAAAAGATGTGCGCAGCCGCACCTTAGCGGCCATTGTCTCGCGTTTCTCTGTTGATGATGAGCAAGGGCAAAGGGTGGCGCAGTTGGTAGGGCTACTGGGGCAGGCACAGCTCAATGACAAAACGCTTTCGCTGACCATGGCCGCTGCCCGGTTGCATGAACTTGGCCTTGCTATCGGTTTTAAGCAGGCGTGCGGCCATGGTGACTACCTTATTCGCCATTTAGATTTACCCGGTTTTTGTGACAGCGATAAGGCTGTTATTGCCGACTTGGTTAATCACCAACAAGGGGCATTAACGGCAACCCAGCCGAATTTACCCGCGCTAATGATATTGCGGTTAGCCATTTTGCTTTGTGGCCACCGCGGGGCCCTGCCCGACGGTATTTCGCTTGGTGTTAACGGCCATAAGTTCAGCCTTGAACTGCCGAGCCAATGGCTTGCAGCCAAGAAGCTGCTGGCGACCCAGCTTGAAGAAGAAGCAAGCAACTACCAAACCATTGGTTGGGATTTACAGTTTTTGTAA
- the rhlB gene encoding ATP-dependent RNA helicase RhlB, which yields MTKTHLTETKFSELGLAEPVIKALSEKGFNNCTPIQALSLPIALKGKDVAGQAQTGTGKTVAFLAATFHHLLNNPAASDRKPQQPRAIIMAPTRELAVQIHKDAIEMARESKLTMGLIYGGEGYESQRKQLEDGIDILIGTTGRIIDYFKQGVFDLKAIQVVVLDEADRMFDLGFIKDIRYLFRRMPEPNQRLNLLFSATLSFKVQELAYEHMDNPEHVEVEPTQKTGARITEELFYPSKEDKYKLLLTLIEEDWPERAIVFANTKVVCERVWGYLAADGHRVGLLTGDVPQKKRLTILEDFTAGKLDFLVATDVAARGLHIPAVTHVYNFDLPDDCEDYVHRIGRTGRAGASGHAVSLACEEYVFNLPAIEEYIGHEIPVSQYRSDALLTDLKPPLRMQRASRDRPGNRSSGGNGRGRGRSRSPQRRSSSN from the coding sequence ATGACAAAGACGCATTTAACTGAAACCAAGTTCAGCGAACTTGGTCTTGCAGAACCGGTAATAAAAGCCCTTTCAGAAAAGGGTTTTAACAATTGTACGCCCATTCAAGCGCTGTCGTTACCGATAGCGCTCAAGGGAAAAGACGTTGCAGGTCAAGCACAAACAGGTACCGGCAAGACCGTTGCCTTCCTGGCTGCAACCTTTCATCACTTGTTAAATAATCCCGCTGCATCTGATCGAAAACCGCAACAACCCCGTGCCATTATCATGGCGCCGACGCGGGAATTGGCTGTTCAAATCCATAAAGATGCCATCGAAATGGCCCGTGAATCGAAATTAACGATGGGGCTAATCTATGGTGGCGAGGGTTATGAAAGCCAACGCAAGCAGTTGGAAGACGGTATCGATATTTTGATTGGTACCACCGGCCGCATTATCGATTATTTCAAACAGGGCGTGTTCGACCTGAAAGCCATTCAAGTGGTGGTGCTGGACGAAGCCGACCGTATGTTTGACTTGGGCTTTATTAAAGACATCCGTTACCTGTTTAGGCGGATGCCCGAGCCCAACCAGCGGCTGAACCTGCTGTTTTCTGCCACCCTGTCTTTTAAAGTACAGGAGCTGGCCTACGAGCACATGGATAACCCTGAGCACGTAGAAGTGGAACCGACGCAAAAAACCGGCGCCCGTATCACCGAAGAGCTTTTTTATCCTTCCAAGGAAGATAAGTACAAGCTGCTGCTGACCTTAATAGAAGAAGACTGGCCGGAACGGGCGATTGTATTTGCTAATACCAAGGTAGTGTGTGAACGGGTCTGGGGTTACCTCGCTGCCGATGGCCACCGCGTTGGCCTGTTAACGGGCGACGTACCGCAGAAAAAACGTCTGACCATCCTGGAAGACTTTACCGCCGGTAAGTTGGACTTTTTGGTTGCCACCGACGTTGCTGCCCGTGGCCTGCATATTCCTGCGGTTACCCACGTTTACAACTTCGACTTGCCTGACGACTGCGAAGACTATGTGCACCGTATTGGCCGTACCGGCCGCGCTGGTGCCTCTGGCCATGCGGTGAGCCTGGCCTGTGAAGAGTACGTCTTCAACCTGCCGGCTATCGAAGAATACATTGGCCATGAGATCCCGGTGAGCCAGTATCGCTCTGATGCGCTCTTGACCGACCTTAAGCCGCCGCTGCGCATGCAGCGCGCCAGCCGTGACCGCCCTGGCAACCGCAGTAGCGGTGGTAATGGCAGAGGCCGTGGTCGCAGTCGCAGCCCCCAACGCCGCAGCTCGTCTAACTGA
- the trxA gene encoding thioredoxin TrxA has translation MSDKIVHVSDESFEDNVLKAQGPVLVDFWAEWCGPCKMIAPVLDDVAEEYEGKLTIAKLNIDSSPATAPQYGVRGIPTLILFKNGNVAATKVGALSKTQLKEFLDANI, from the coding sequence ATGAGCGACAAAATTGTTCACGTGAGTGACGAAAGCTTTGAAGACAACGTGCTCAAAGCCCAAGGCCCTGTGCTGGTAGATTTCTGGGCCGAATGGTGCGGTCCCTGTAAAATGATCGCTCCTGTTCTGGACGATGTAGCTGAAGAATACGAAGGCAAATTGACCATCGCTAAGCTCAACATCGACTCCTCCCCCGCTACTGCTCCGCAGTACGGCGTGCGCGGCATCCCAACACTGATCCTGTTTAAAAACGGTAACGTGGCTGCAACTAAGGTCGGTGCGCTGTCCAAAACTCAATTAAAAGAGTTCCTGGACGCCAACATCTGA
- the rho gene encoding transcription termination factor Rho, whose protein sequence is MNLTELKNTPVPELVALADTMGLENMARARKQDIIFAILKAHAKSGEDIFGDGVLEILQDGFGFLRSADSSYLAGPDDIYVSPSQIRRFNLRTGDTIAGKIRPPKEGERYFALLKVNEVNFDRPENSRSKILFENLTPLHANSRMRMERGNGSTEDITARVLDLASPIGKGQRGLIVAPPKAGKTILLQNIAQSITYNHPETTLIVLLIDERPEEVTEMQRLVKGEVVASTFDEPASRHVQVAEMVIEKAKRLVEHKKDVVILLDSITRLARAYNTVVPSSGKVLTGGVDANALHKPKRFFGAARNVEEGGSLTIIATALIDTGSKMDEVIYEEFKGTGNMELHLSRKIAEKRVFPAIDFNRSGTRREELLCREDELQKMWILRKILHPMDEMAAMEFLIDKLSMTKTNDEFFEAMKRTKS, encoded by the coding sequence ATGAATCTTACCGAGTTAAAGAATACGCCAGTTCCTGAACTGGTAGCCCTGGCCGACACGATGGGCCTGGAAAACATGGCACGGGCTCGCAAACAAGACATTATTTTTGCGATCCTTAAAGCCCACGCAAAATCAGGCGAAGATATTTTCGGCGACGGTGTACTTGAGATCCTGCAGGACGGCTTTGGCTTCCTTCGCAGCGCCGACTCCTCTTATCTGGCCGGTCCCGATGACATTTATGTCTCGCCCAGTCAAATTCGCCGTTTCAACCTGCGCACGGGTGACACCATCGCCGGTAAAATTCGGCCACCGAAGGAAGGGGAACGCTATTTCGCCCTCCTGAAAGTCAACGAAGTTAACTTCGACCGCCCTGAAAACTCCCGCAGTAAAATCCTTTTCGAAAACCTCACGCCGCTTCATGCCAACAGCCGTATGCGCATGGAACGGGGTAATGGGTCTACCGAAGACATTACTGCCCGGGTTTTGGATTTGGCATCGCCAATCGGTAAAGGCCAGCGCGGCCTTATCGTGGCGCCGCCCAAGGCCGGTAAAACCATACTGCTGCAAAACATTGCCCAGAGCATTACCTACAACCATCCGGAAACCACCCTCATTGTGCTGCTGATTGACGAGCGCCCAGAGGAAGTGACCGAGATGCAGCGCCTGGTAAAAGGCGAAGTGGTTGCCTCTACCTTTGATGAACCAGCCAGCCGCCACGTACAGGTTGCGGAAATGGTCATTGAAAAGGCCAAGCGCCTGGTTGAGCACAAAAAAGACGTGGTTATTTTGCTCGACTCTATTACCCGTCTGGCCCGCGCCTACAACACCGTGGTACCGAGCTCCGGTAAAGTACTGACCGGTGGTGTTGACGCCAACGCTCTGCACAAACCGAAGCGCTTTTTCGGTGCAGCACGTAACGTTGAAGAAGGCGGCAGCCTAACCATCATCGCTACCGCTCTGATTGATACCGGTTCCAAAATGGACGAGGTTATCTACGAAGAGTTTAAAGGTACCGGTAACATGGAACTGCACCTATCGCGGAAAATCGCTGAAAAGCGGGTGTTCCCGGCTATCGACTTCAACCGCTCCGGTACTCGCCGCGAAGAGTTGCTGTGCCGTGAAGACGAGCTGCAGAAGATGTGGATCTTGCGCAAAATTCTGCATCCCATGGACGAAATGGCGGCGATGGAATTCCTCATCGACAAACTGTCGATGACCAAAACCAACGACGAGTTCTTCGAAGCGATGAAACGCACCAAGAGCTAA